TTGGACATTAAACTGTATATTAGACCCGGTTGTGTTTTTTGAGTCTGATTTTGGACATCCAGGCTCCTACTTGTAATTGCTTTACATTTGTTGTATTTCTTTTGCATCCTGGTTGtcccaaatgttttttttcattttgaagtTTTGGTGCCTTTCTATGTTCTCAGGATGGTGTTGCTtccttttctgtgttgttttctctgtctttgtgaCTCGATGTCATTGTAAATGAGGGCTGCCCCTCGATGATCTTTCGAGTATAcgtaaaggttgaatgaataaatgaatgaggcAAGTTTAACCCtactgttgtcctcgggtcaaatttgacccatttttgttttcaacctaatttcacaaaaataacatggatggtccCATACAACACgcttcacaagtaaaatgaatgataaattcactacttttattgaatttggggtgttttattcaattttatagcatttgaaaaaaacaattgtaatggtttttaaacagtatcctgactaaacttacACACTAaacatacgttcctctgatGTTAActgttagtcaaaataatttataatttcgGCTTGTTAACTTAAAAGTTAGATATAATTTCATATgaatgattggtttaaaaaaaaagtggtaaGCACaggaaaaagcaccaaaaacattgaaaaaagcgccaaaaaagtGTACGTTTTTGACctggaaggacaacaagttgcacggtcgataggaagacaacacaagagttaacaTTACCAgttaaaagtcttaaaaaagtctctTCATTTATTAAGAATCCTACAAATGAAAACCTTTTGATGCCACAGTAAAGCGTACGTCTGCCCTCCACAGAATGCCCTTACCACCGAGCTCTGGGCTTTGAATCTGGATCTGTGACATCAGAGCAGATCAGCTGCTCCAATCAGGACCAGTACATGGGATGGTACTCCTCCTGGATGCCCAGCAATGCTCGCCTCAACAACCAAGGCTTTGGGTATGTCATGACAACCTTGTTCTTCTTATTGCTCGTTATTGTGCATAATAAtacttgaacaatggctgttaccctattacttcaaacctctaatattgactgttgatttgtgtctatcctactgtctactttattcccttataatgcccatatttaatgctctCTTATTTAagctttatccttgcactgctatagtttttatattactatggcTACATTATtgtcttatattgtccatatttaatgctggtctctagactttatccttgcactattggacttatttgcactaccaccatgacacccacaatcacagggtcagtccctgccctgtcactgcaagcctctcatgcttatacatcccttggtacattcatgtggattttttatttagtatcttttcttttattgtccatattattcatgtggatttgttattttatcatcctgtttatgatgtatgtgtatgttgtgtgtgatgtctttaagctactgggatcttgaatttccccttggggatcaataaagtatctatctacctacctaccaacCTACTTACAAGCATGTATGTTGATTTTTGTTAGGTGTGCATGGCTCTCCAAGTTTAACGACCCGCATCAGTGGATCCAGATTGACCTGATGGAGGTGGGTGTGGTGTCTGGCATCCTCACCCAGGGCCGCTGCGATGCTGATGAGTGGATTACTAAATACAGCATCCAGTATCGCACTGTGGAAACTCTCAACTGGATCTATTACAAAGACCAGACAGGGAACAACAGGGTAAGCACACCAAATAGTAGTCAGTGTAGTGTAGGGCTATGGACGGTGTTTAAACAAAAATCTCTTTATGCAACAAATGATGTAAATAGGTTTGTGAATCTTGTCGGACTTTATTAATACAGTATGACTTGCCTTTGTCAACAGTAGTTACAGTAAATAGGACCATATATGTGAGAATGACAGTCTATCAAATGACAAATTCTCTGAAAGTCTTAGACACTAAACAGACTTGTTTCTgtggcagcacacacacacacacacacacacacacacacacacacacacacatggatcaTTTGACCAAGCCACTTTAAGGGAATacagccagtggtggaagaagtattcagatcctttacttaagtaaaagtactaataccccactgtaaaaatacttggttacaagtaaaagtcctgcattgaaaatgttacctaagttaaagtatgtaagtatcatcaggaaaatgtacttcaagtattaaaagtaaaggtacttgatgcagaaaaatcctcacattttagaaacaacAACTAAGTGTTtgatggtctaatcatttcagttgTACATGTAGgtctatatattgttgggtagtttaattcataataaaacatcatattttatgtgTACATAATGTGCACACACGTGCataaatcttaatgtgtaaagtaactagtaactaaagctgtcagatgaatgtagtggagtaaaaagtacaatatttctctctgaaatagttgagtagaagtagaaagtggcatgaaaagaaaaggctcaagtaaagtacaagtacctgaaatgtgtacttaattacaatacttgagtaaatgtacttagttacattctaccacTGAATACAGCAATGGACAACCTCACAATACCTGCTTTGTCCAGGAGATCAATGTCCCAACTCGCCACACACTAAGCTAACAGTTTCTCTGCATTTCAGCATCAGGGAGAGTTAATGTGacatatacaaataaaaataagttttaCAATAAGACCAGTTGAAAGCTGTTGATTTAAATCAACCATACCTTCAACAAACAGACTCAGTTATATTTCCTTCTGTTAGCACTTAATGCTGAATTAAGTAAGCTCGCTCACCTCAATACTGGGATTCAACGTACAATGATCCCAGCGTGTATTTGTAAATGTTATAAACTGATGAAAATGCTGTATGCTATAGGGCTAGCGAGCTTAGCATGGCTTTTTTTGGAATGTGGACCAGAGCTGAAATGGTTGGTCATTTTTTTGGAGCACTAAAATCTGACATTCTTCGGTTCCAGatgtttgctgcttttctgttaTCTTTGGAGTTTGGACTACTCTTGGTTGAAAACAATGACATTTGAAAAAGTCACTTTTGGCTTAAGGAAACTGTaataggacttttttttaaaaactattttctgacattataTAGATCAAAcgaataattaattaatcaagaacataattaataatgaaaattaTAGTTAGTTTCAGCCATAACCTGGACTTTTGTTTTCACTTCTGCTTggctttgtccacagcaatttTACAAATGAAAGTCATGAGCACAGAATTTCTAATTGATGGAAAGACATACTGAATAAATAACCAATCCAATCAATCTTATAAGCCTAAAAACATCATATGGGATCCACAtgttttaatatataaatatgaattaattTCTGCTCTTGAATGGTGCAAAAAATGGGTTTCCTATCTAGTCCTATCTTGGTCTAACCTCTTGTCACTGAGTAAATTGATCCAAAAGAAGAATGAAGACATGATGATTAAGTGATCTAGTGAATCGTGACATGCAGTCTACTTTCTACTCATCAGGTCTTCTATGGGAACTCTGACCGCACCTCCACGGTACAGAACCTGCTGCGCCCACCCATCGTAGCTCGCTACATCCGCCTGCTGCCGCTGGGCTGGCACACCCGCATCGCCATAAGGATGGAGCTGCTGATGTGCATGAACAAGTGTTCCTAAAGTGTGCTCAGGCTGCTTTTTAATCACTGTCCATCCTTCCCCTGCCAACCTGCCGCTTGCCAAAAGGGGGACATTGGTCCAGCACTAAAAAGATCCATCATGTTACTTTGTTACGACCTTCCTCTCTTTAATGAGGCTCAAAGCAAACTAAGTTTGGGAAGGTGGACATGTTTGATGCACTATTTATCTATGTCTTAAAGTCTGTATGAATTAATtgttttaatatgtaaataggaCATTGGACACATACAGGGGATTTCAGTTTAAAATGCAATTTAAAGGCCTGTTCTTCAATAAAGCTacaggagtaaaaaaaaaaaaattactttacaCCGAATTACTTATTCATGAACTTTCTCACTCTTTCACACACTTACAAAGAAGATTCTACAGGTAAATATTCAAATCAAagtagtttgttttatttgagaTTTACTGTTACATATGTAAACATGAATATTCTAAAATTTGTAAGCATTCATTTGTGGGTTTATGCTCTCATGTACAgtaaatgctctgttaaaaaaaaagcagattaACACTGACTATGCTACTAATTTGTGTCTGTAATAAAATCACAAATACAATACTTGATTTCATTTAAACAGTTGATGAAAATCTCCTGTTATAAATATTACCAAACAAGTAGTCACACATCAGTATTAATATAATACACAGTGCTTCTTCAGCAAAACAGTAATCCAAAGAGAGAAATGTATTGTGTCAAGTACAGAGTGTGCACGGTCCTTATAGATGCACAATACACAATACGATACGGTCATGTTTGGACAGAGTGTTAATGTGTAAGCCTCAGGCTCTGTGTTTTAGTCTTCACACACTATGCACATGATGAACATGAAGTGGGGAAGAATTTACAGAGTCAGGGCAATATTGCTGAGCCATACAGTCTCTTCAAAGTGCATCATTTAAAAGCTTAGGATTTATTTCTGCCAAGCTACTTTCATGGCACTTTATCCCAGACAGAAAACAATGTTACAGTACAGAGCATCTGCCCCCACTGTGGTTCTGTATTAAGATTTTTTATA
This sequence is a window from Sander lucioperca isolate FBNREF2018 chromosome 11, SLUC_FBN_1.2, whole genome shotgun sequence. Protein-coding genes within it:
- the LOC116058703 gene encoding retinoschisin codes for the protein MEVTARCAAVLFLLLLSQALIAVHSQEEDEAVPEEEEAVPEEEAVPEEELQEEDQQVIATWTSNTKACTCDCESADSPTRIPTVIPTVLPTSLLPPPPQAHPQNCMPECPYHRALGFESGSVTSEQISCSNQDQYMGWYSSWMPSNARLNNQGFGCAWLSKFNDPHQWIQIDLMEVGVVSGILTQGRCDADEWITKYSIQYRTVETLNWIYYKDQTGNNRVFYGNSDRTSTVQNLLRPPIVARYIRLLPLGWHTRIAIRMELLMCMNKCS